A genomic region of Nymphaea colorata isolate Beijing-Zhang1983 chromosome 2, ASM883128v2, whole genome shotgun sequence contains the following coding sequences:
- the LOC116248172 gene encoding uncharacterized protein LOC116248172 produces MMKSLFSSNARARRRLFLLLRQNPSGTPSPSSPLHRSLVFYSSSSALSCTAFRGGRGLACATASPCGVSETTKKTPLSPSPPLLRGLIRRAHSLQLLQNEEKEGRRRGEEDGEEEDSTMNEFLSRFVSVMRGKLCDVYPDCGKDTINSMLVVIVQKVVAELEKGSIEHMITDASSTALAMGGIQSHDDLSLDLWTTVWEASNLILEDMRKTRKREEMKKCLQAEDVKAMCQFARDVGVRGDMLREMRLKWAEEKFSEREFYRSLESLKAESDAASTRLIESPANADDGSGDVDGIGHSGADGGEEGSSPSVVLPQRRGKIKYRIYGLDMSDPKWGDVAERLAQAEKVIVPEEPKMITGKCKLVTQKILSLSENEDPSALLAEWAELLEPGKVDWLALLDKLKERNPVLSFKVAEQLLSEQSFMADIRDYFKLIDGHAKENRVEDAERILQKMIAKGITPDILTQTVLVHMYSKAGNLERAKAAFDDIRNHGFRPDAKAYNSMILAYVNDGQPKAGEALMREMEARDIKPTKEIYMELLRSFAQRGHVDGAQRIVNTMQFAGYQPDLESCTLLVEAYGQAGDPDQARNNFDFMIKAGHKPDDRCTASMIAAYEKKNLLDKALALLLDLEKNGLELGVSTYTVLVDWLGKLQLVDEAEQALNKIAEKGKAPFKINISLCDMYARAGVKKKALEALGIIESKLESLRVDEFERIIHGLLAGGLVSDAKRIHEVMQKQGHPSSEPIKVALMTAQVIPRQKSWTR; encoded by the exons ATGATGAAGTCCCTCTTCTCCAGCAACGCCCGAGCTCGCCGCCgacttttccttctcctccgcCAAAACCCTTCAGGtactccttccccttcttctcctctccacCGAAGCTTGGTCTTCTACTCGTCCTCCTCCGCCTTGTCTTGCACCGCCTTTCGCGGTGGCCGTGGACTCGCTTGTGCTACTGCCTCTCCTTGCGGAGTTTCAGAGACGACCAAGAAAACCCCCTTATCACCATCTCCTCCCCTGCTGCGGGGGTTAATACGACGGGCGCATTCGTTGCAACTTCTGCAAAACGAAGAGAAGGAAGGCCGCCGAAGAGGGGAggaagatggagaagaagaagacagtaCCATGAACGAATTCCTCTCCAGATTCGTGTCCGTCATGCGGGGAAAGCTATGCGATGTATATCCAGATTGCGGCAAGGACACCATCAACAGCATGCTCGTCGTCATTGTCCAGAAGGTCGTCGCCGAGCTGGAGAAGGGCTCCATTGAACACATGATCACCGATGCTTCCTCTACCGCCTTGGCCATGGGAGGAATACAATCCCACGACGATCTGAGTCTGGACTTGTGGACGACGGTCTGGGAGGCGAGCAACCTCATATTGGAAGACATgaggaagacgaggaagagggAAGAGATGAAAAAGTGCCTGCAGGCGGAGGACGTCAAGGCAATGTGCCAGTTTGCGAGGGACGTGGGCGTGAGGGGAGACATGCTCCGGGAGATGAGACTCAAATGGGCGGAAGAGAAATTCTCAGAGCGTGAGTTCTACCGCAGCTTGGAGAGTCTGAAAGCCGAGTCCGATGCTGCGAGTACTCGGCTGATTGAATCACCTGCTAATGCTGATGATGGTAGTGGTGATGTCGATGGCATTGGTCACTCTGGTGCTGATGGTGGCGAGGAAGGATCTTCTCCGTCAGTTGTATTGCCGCAGAGACGTGGGAAAATCAAGTATCGAATATATGGACTGGACATGTCGGATCCCAAATGGGGAGACGTGGCAGAGCGGCTGGCCCAGGCAGAGAAGGTGATCGTTCCCGAAGAACCTAAGATGATAACTGGAAAATGTAAACTCGTTACGCAGAAAATCCTATCCTTATCAGAGAATGAGGACCCATCTGCATTGTTGGCAGAATGGGCGGAGCTTCTTGAACCGGGGAAGGTGGATTGGTTAGCTTTGTTGGATAAGTTGAAAGAGCGTAATCCAGTACTCTCCTTCAAG GTTGCTGAACAGTTACTGAGCGAACAGTCATTCATGGCAGACATTCGTGACTATTTCAAGTTGATAGATGGTCATGCGAAGGAAAACCGTGTGGAAGATGCTGAGAGGATTCTTCAGAAAATGATAGCTAAAGGAATTACTCCAGACATTCTAACTCAAACGGTTTTGGTTCATATGTATAGCAAAGCTGGCAACCTTGAACGTGCCAAAGCAGCGTTTGATGACATAAGGAACCATGGTTTCCGCCCTGATGCAAAGGCATACAACTCTATGATCCTGGCTTACGTAAATGATGGCCAGCCAAAGGCAGGAGAAGCACTTATGAGGGAAATGGAAGCAAGGGATATAAAACCTACGAAGGAGATATACATGGAACTTTTGAGATCCTTTGCTCAACGTGGTCATGTTGATGGGGCTCAAAGAATTGTTAACACCATGCAGTTTGCTGGCTATCAACCTGATCTGGAGTCATGTACACTGCTTGTGGAGGCATATGGGCAAGCAGGTGATCCTGATCAGGCAAGGAACaactttgattttatgattaaaGCAGGCCACAAGCCGGACGACAGATGCACTGCCAGCATGATAGCagcatatgaaaaaaagaatttgCTTGACAAGGCATTAGCTCTGCTGTTGGATCTGGAGAAGAATGGGCTTGAACTTGGGGTCTCCACCTACACAGTCTTGGTCGATTGGCTGGGGAAACTGCAGCTTGTTGATGAAGCAGAGCAGGCCCTGAATAAGATTGCTGAGAAGGGGAAGGCCCCTTTCAAGATTAACATAAGCCTCTGTGACATGTATGCAAGGGCAGGCGTAAAAAAGAAGGCACTAGAAGCCCTGGGAATCATAGAGAGTAAGCTGGAGAGCTTGAGAGTGGACGAGTTTGAGAGGATAATACATGGCCTCCTAGCAGGTGGGCTCGTGAGTGATGCAAAGAGAATCCATGAAGTCATGCAGAAACAAGGGCATCCATCATCAGAGCCAATCAAAGTTGCCCTCATGACTGCTCAAGTAATTCCTCGGCAAAAGTCATGGACCAGATAA